The sequence below is a genomic window from Takifugu flavidus isolate HTHZ2018 chromosome 11, ASM371156v2, whole genome shotgun sequence.
TGATAGCACTTTATAAGCATAATGTTTGCTTAGCCTCAAAGCCTGCagtaatttttttgttttgaaaatgtttGTGCTTTTCCATGTTGAAATTCCATGCCTTCGAATGTGTGCCATAATTTAGGCAAGAAAAATCCTGATTTATCTACTGCCTTTAGGCATTTTGACAATGTTTTTATTAAGAAATCCATCTGTTTTCTTAACTTTTGCAGCTATGGAAAagaaattaattttttttaataactaaaagaacattttatgcattttttttcatgtcttgtttttatgttttgacTAAACTTTAGAACAGCGTCTGATACACAGGAAGCCTAAACAAGTCTTGAGTtctgtaattattattttacgTTTCATTTTTGCAAAATCaagcatttgtgtttttgttgagttCAGTattattgaaataaaacaaaaaatcttCTGCTGCCTACTTTTAGTGTTTGAAGATGctatttattatgtttttaatggtttcacGGTCGTAGTCACAGGAAACGCACCATCACGTGACCGttcaggccccgcccaccccagTGCCAACAAAGCCTATTGGTCTCTTTGTCTGTCAATCAGCTCCCGTGTCAAAGGTCCAGTTCAGCCCTCTGTGACAGGTATGATGTCGCCGTCAAGACGACAACGACGACTGTCAGTATCCGACCGTCGGTTCCTTGTCTAAAGATAGTTTTAAACTGTGAAAAGCAGCTCGGCGGTGGGCGGATTATCCACATAATGTGACGGAATACTACAGAGGACTGGACTTAACGGAGGCGGGTGAAGGCGGATGTAGCCTAGCATTCCGCTAGCTAGCTTTTTGGGAGAAAGGTGGTCATTGTTTGAGTTTTTGGCTAACATGGCAAcaaaagctaatgctaacagcatCGGCTAGGAGGGCTTCACTGCAGGGTTTTCCGACGATAATGGAAGGTATGTAGAATTCAGCCTAGAAACTATGGTTAAGCAACGTTTTAAGTCGATTATAAGCGTTCAGTGTGACCCTTTCCTGCTAGTTAACTGTGTGAATTGAATAGGCAGTGTTGACTTCATTCATCTCTAGCTTTTTGGAAAGCTAACGGTTGCTAATCTTGTCCAATTGCCAACCTGGAAAACAAGTGACATTTATCAACGATGTATTTGAACAAACAGATATGTAGTTAAATATATTTCTCATACCCCCACGTAGTATTCTTCAATGGCGGTGTTTAAATAATAATGCCCTTACATTACTACTGTCTAGTTAACATAGTGAAGTATCCCTCTTCATATTTGCATTGCTATAACTGGAGTAACGTGGTCACCTCTGGAGAACCTGCTTTCCATGCAAGGTAAAGGTTGCCAGGTGGTGGTTAGTTGCCCAGTGGCACAGGAGACCTGCTTGAACTTTGGCCATTGACTTTAATGCGCCGCTGAATGTTTGATAAGACATCTTCCACAATCTCCTTCAAGTCCAGTGTCTTCAATTGCAAATAACTGCAAGCAGATACTGTATGTTGAGTTTAAGATTGTAGGAAATTCAGGGAAGACTGATATCTTGCTTGTATCTCTTCTTACAGCTGTGGTCGCCCTACAGGATGTCTGAAAATTGCGATGTCTGTGATCAGCGCCCGTTCCTCCCTTGCAGATTTTGGGCCGGTTGCCCATTTTAACCATCTCTTCCAATAGTCTGAGCTGCAACTTGCCAGGATGTCTAATAAAAAGGAGCCGCCCTTCTTTAATGACAAGAGTATGCGAGCCTTCCACTATAAGCTGCCTTTTTATGACACGATGGAGCTCTTCATAGAGACCCTGACCGGGACCTGCTTTGAGCTGCGGGTGCTGCCTTTTGAGGCTGTCATTTCAGTCAAGGCGAAAATCCAGAGGCTGGAAGGTACAGAGTCAGCTACTGTGTCTTGTGAATTTGTTGATTACATCAAAGCCATTTCcattgttttctttgatgttgAAGACCTCAAGTCGCACTTCTCCTGTCAGTTGCATGCCTCTGCCTGTAGGGGGCAAACTCAAGTCATTTTCCATTTTGGCACAACTAATCAGTGAACGCCATCCTTGGAATTCAAGCATATTCATGTCTGTTAATCTTCTGCCCCACTCTCTCATGTTGTTTGTAAGGTATCCCTGTTGCCCAGCAACACCTTATCTGGAACAATTTGGAGCTGGATGATGAGCATTGTCTGCACGACTATGGGTAAATCTGTTGCTCCCTACTGTTTCTGTCCTTCCAGTGTGGAGAGTGAAATTTTAAAAACTCATTTGACCAAATAGCCTGCTGTATTTTTAATTCAGAATATTGTCTAAAGGGGATTAGACGAGAGTCAAGAAACTTTCTGGTCATTTAATATTTACCACATCTTCTCCCCCTCTGTGCTTGTTTATGAGATGGACACAGCAGGGCCTGCTGCTAGGTGTCATCGTAGCAGGCTCctgtcacactgcagcatgCTTTTAGTATCTCCATGAATGTTCTGATGAGACAATCATTGCTCTGTCTGCAGTATTGCAGAAGGATGCACTCTGAAACTCGTCTTGGCACTCAGGGGAGGCCCCATAAACACCAGGAGAGGtaggaaagaaaaaatataGACCTggaataaacttttttttttttttaaagactctTTTTAATCAGACGGcactcttgttttattttcagtaacGATGGAGGATCCAATTAAGGAGGTAGCTGACATGATGGAGAACACCAAGGAGGAAGGTTGGGAGAAAAGCCTGGCCAACAAGCAGGTCACTTTTGTGGTTTATCGTGAAGGTGACCAATTAAACTTCTTCAGAGTGTTAGACAGAGGAGATGGTACTCTGACCCCACTGTCTGAGTCAATAAggttagattttctttttttgttttttaatgcagtCACACCACACAGAGCCTGCAGTTAACCAGGCAGCTTTGTGAGAGCACCAGTAAGagttctctcctttctttcagtGGCAACTCTCTGTACAACGTGTGtacggaggaggaggatggagaaaaTTGTGCAGCCTCCCAGCAAAGTCTGGAAAATTCCATCACAATGAACAAAATGAAGCTACTCAAAGCCAAGATGGAGGACATGAATCTGAACAAAAAGGTAGAAGTCgtaataaatctttattttactAAATCAAACCAAATAATTCTGGGAACATCAGTATCGGCTTATGAGACAATTGTGTGTGATAAAAGATCGACATCTGAAGCCAAAGTGCTCTTAAAATCCTATTGCATCTGTTTTCCAGCCCAAGAAGTCAGCCAAggttaagccccgcccccccggcaGCTCTCTGGGACCGTCTAGCACACGACACCATCACCGCCTCCTCCGCTCAGtgccccacctccaccccccctggCAGACAAGTGCACACCTACCTCCAATTGCAGACTGGAATTCTCACGACCTGGCCGGGACGTCTGCCCACCCCTCCGTCCCCAGACgacctccaccctcctctccgACCCCATGTCCTCCGTTTTCAAAAATCCGACCCCCTCCCAAAGTGTCCCGTTTGGACATTGGCAGCACAAGGTTGGTTAGGGATTGCGTCTACCCCCAGCTCCCACCCCTGTGTATCAGGGGTCCACCAGaagcgacctttgacccgggtGACCCTGCAGCAGAGGCAGTAGGCCTGGGTTTGTTAGAAGAAGCTTCAGGGCTGGTGGTGCCACCCCAGCCTGCAGCTCCTTTTGGGGAGCTTTCAGACCCGCTGAGCTTAGACGCAACCAGCGTCCCAGACGGAGGCCACCACTCTCTGGAGGTGGGGGCTCAGCACCAGTTGTCCCACTCCCCTCCCGCTATCAGCACTTGGACCCTCGGGACCAGTGATAATCTCACCAGCAGAACTGATAAGACACTACTCGGCACATCCTTCCACATCAGCCCCCCCTCTCCTTCGCTGTCACCGCCTGCCAGGTGTTTACAGCCCAGTCTCCAGCCTCCGTCCTCCCCCCGAACCAAGGCAGGAAGCGTGTCTCCTCATTCCTCCACCACGCCTTCACTTCATTCCGCGCAGCGCCGTGGCGTTAAAGTGCAGTCGCCCGGCAAGAGGCCTGAGCTCATCTCTCAGAGAGAAGCAAGGAGCATCACCATCATAGCCAACCAGGCCTATAAGGAGCCAGTGGGGTCGGTCAGTGACCCTGACCTCCTAGTTTCTTTGTCTTCGAGGGCTccggacagcagcagcagccaccggGACAACCTCAGAGAGAATCTGGGGCTCGCCATTTCATTGTCCTCATCTATCACCTTAGGACAGGACACCTTCCGTTCCAGGAGGCCttccaacacaaacagcaggcTCCTTCTGGACGATCTCTCACGACAGATATCCCAGTCCCACCAGGCAGCAGCCTCTTACATGGTGAGACACAGACCTGTGGTGGTGACTCCAAGAAACAGCTTTTAGTGTCTGTTTGAACCGTTTCAACGTTATTGGAGTCTTTAAAGCctctaaaatgtttatttcaatCCTATAAATGAAAGGCTCTGCAATAACTTCGGACGTTGTTTGTAGGTCAGCGACGCCGTCGAGTCTGATGGAGTCGTGGCTTCATTTACCAAAATGGGTAAGCCAGATTCTTTATAGCGATGCTGATCCTGTCGTACCAGAGGGGAAAGACTTAGTTTATCATACTCGGCCAAATTTATCCAACCCTCCCAACAGTCGGTAGCAGGATTCAGCTGCTCCGGAGGTAACGTGAGAGCTCTCAGTGCGCTACGTTATGTGAGAACTCTTGAATGGGCTCTCCAAGGCGCCCCGAGGTGTTTAAATAATCATTATGAGAACATCAGAAGACACCAGCCA
It includes:
- the zfand4 gene encoding AN1-type zinc finger protein 4 isoform X2; amino-acid sequence: MSNKKEPPFFNDKSMRAFHYKLPFYDTMELFIETLTGTCFELRVLPFEAVISVKAKIQRLEGIPVAQQHLIWNNLELDDEHCLHDYGIAEGCTLKLVLALRGGPINTRRVTMEDPIKEVADMMENTKEEGWEKSLANKQVTFVVYREGDQLNFFRVLDRGDGTLTPLSESISGNSLYNVCTEEEDGENCAASQQSLENSITMNKMKLLKAKMEDMNLNKKPKKSAKVKPRPPGSSLGPSSTRHHHRLLRSVPHLHPPWQTSAHLPPIADWNSHDLAGTSAHPSVPRRPPPSSPTPCPPFSKIRPPPKVSRLDIGSTRLVRDCVYPQLPPLCIRGPPEATFDPGDPAAEAVGLGLLEEASGLVVPPQPAAPFGELSDPLSLDATSVPDGGHHSLEVGAQHQLSHSPPAISTWTLGTSDNLTSRTDKTLLGTSFHISPPSPSLSPPARCLQPSLQPPSSPRTKAGSVSPHSSTTPSLHSAQRRGVKVQSPGKRPELISQREARSITIIANQAYKEPVGSVSDPDLLVSLSSRAPDSSSSHRDNLRENLGLAISLSSSITLGQDTFRSRRPSNTNSRLLLDDLSRQISQSHQAAASYMVSDAVESDGVVASFTKMDVVTTSAPPTATPRLTTARMTTRAPGGDSCRRPTL
- the zfand4 gene encoding AN1-type zinc finger protein 4 isoform X1; this encodes MSNKKEPPFFNDKSMRAFHYKLPFYDTMELFIETLTGTCFELRVLPFEAVISVKAKIQRLEGIPVAQQHLIWNNLELDDEHCLHDYGIAEGCTLKLVLALRGGPINTRRVTMEDPIKEVADMMENTKEEGWEKSLANKQVTFVVYREGDQLNFFRVLDRGDGTLTPLSESISGNSLYNVCTEEEDGENCAASQQSLENSITMNKMKLLKAKMEDMNLNKKPKKSAKVKPRPPGSSLGPSSTRHHHRLLRSVPHLHPPWQTSAHLPPIADWNSHDLAGTSAHPSVPRRPPPSSPTPCPPFSKIRPPPKVSRLDIGSTRLVRDCVYPQLPPLCIRGPPEATFDPGDPAAEAVGLGLLEEASGLVVPPQPAAPFGELSDPLSLDATSVPDGGHHSLEVGAQHQLSHSPPAISTWTLGTSDNLTSRTDKTLLGTSFHISPPSPSLSPPARCLQPSLQPPSSPRTKAGSVSPHSSTTPSLHSAQRRGVKVQSPGKRPELISQREARSITIIANQAYKEPVGSVSDPDLLVSLSSRAPDSSSSHRDNLRENLGLAISLSSSITLGQDTFRSRRPSNTNSRLLLDDLSRQISQSHQAAASYMVSDAVESDGVVASFTKMGAPLHHLPPVKAPTSSKKKSSKHCFACGRKTGLASSYECRCGHNFCATHRYAEAHDCTYDYKSAGRRLLQEANPLISAPKLPKI